A DNA window from Betta splendens chromosome 6, fBetSpl5.4, whole genome shotgun sequence contains the following coding sequences:
- the c2cd5 gene encoding C2 domain-containing protein 5 isoform X2: MPGKLKAKIVAGRHLPVMDRASDLTDAFVEVKFGNTTFKTDVCPKSLNPQWNSEWFKFEVDDEDLQDEPLQITVLDHDTYSANDAIGKVYIDIDPLLYSEAASVISGWFPIYDTIHGIRGEINILVKVELFNDLNRFRQSSCGVKFFCTTAIPRCYRAAMVHGFVEELVVNEDPEYQWIDRIRTPRASNEARQRLISLMSGELQRKIGLKVLEMGGNAVVGYLQCFDLEGESGLVVRAIGTACTLDKLSSGSAPNTNTHIHPNTAPASNACNSPSKDGKEPVFGEDLPLSSGPPTPFRALPTSSSSPPPFSPCKPCSRQSSSSDTDLSLTPKTEEPRPVRRRSGIFLCPSSPILSTETLSLPGSGSVGFGHSSAPRATTPPPPSSIHLDSALLRKSVSFTENLLLAASGMGSGGSAGKEAGPLKTLLRQQTQTALEQRGASSSGLLLNAREFPFFTLTSFPAGFLVHVGGVVSARSVKLLDRIHNPDEPETRDAWWEEIRQEIKSHAKALGCHAVVGYSESTSICEEVCILSASGTAAILNPRYMREGCLDIGSTDHRFEEPSPPSCGFCHIPYDEFNMPFPAQLTYCYHCRRQKVPDVLFTTIDLPPEASVTGKGCLIQARLCRLKKKAQGEVNATAISNLLPFMEYELHTQLMNKLKLRSMNALFCLHIQISVGENMLLGLASATGVYLTALPAPGGIQIAGKTPGDLSNEHHILTIQKRINDTIAKNKELYQINPPKLFVLDPEVFGVINMELTEETVGSPIPEPRQRHRLLRSHSESSDELSELDLSHGKKDAFVLEIDDTDALEDIHSLLTDASPPTGFYSCNTEIMPGIFNWTSGVQMFTSVRVLRLSNANLTNQGLNKTFTDLCENLLKSFYFKLRSMIPCCLCHLKFTVAVPEEELIQVTVTAVAMTFDKDQSQEKLTEKPTTKGSTETEEQLQFPLELSTDLSTNMQTSNKISGTVSLLTPAAKLYQNQLIMVHSAGVPESTTVSPRAASVDYGSFADRCSTWLELLKMKAHTIRRGSVKTSRRTQSLAHPVSSLDRSSPLPEGRSRSLRSNRSFGGSSVPVVKMTPVSFLPGTRIIKYLGIINMFFIRETTSLREEGGISGFLHSFIAEVFAMVRAHVAALGGNAVVSYSMKECVLMENPNKNQAQCLINVSGDAVICVRETDQEPPSVANIGQTCCSSADGAT; the protein is encoded by the exons ATGCCTGGGAAACTGAAGGCCAAAATTGTGGCAGGGCGCCACTTGCCTGTGATGGACAGAGCCAGTGATCTTACTGATGCTTTTGTAGAG GTCAAGTTTGGAAATACCACTTTCAAAACTGATGTCTGTCCCAAATCTCTCAATCCACAGTGGAACTCAGAATGGTTCAAATTTGAG GTTGATGATGAAGACTTGCAGGATGAACCATTGCAGATCACAGTCTTGGACCACGACACCTACAGTGCTAATGATGCCATAGGGAAAGTTTACATTGACATTGACCCTTTGCTGTACAGTGAGGCCGCCTCTGTCATCTCTGGCTGGTTTCCCATCTATGATACTATTCATG GTATCCGAGGTGAAATCAACATTCTTGTCAAAGTGGAGCTGTTCAATGATTTAAACCGTTTCAGACAGTCCTCCTGTGGAGTCAAGTTTTTCTGCA caACAGCCATTCCACGGTGCTACCGGGCAGCAATGGTGCATGGGTTTGTGGAGGAACTTGTGGTAAATGAAGATCCAGAGTACCAGTGGATTGACCGTATTAGAACACCGCGTGCCTCCAATGAGGCACGCCAGAGGCTCATCTCTCTTATGTCTG GGGAGCTACAGAGGAAAATTGGGCTCAAAGTACTGGAGATGGGCGGAAATGCAGTAGTTGGTTACTTGCAATGCTTCGATCTGGAGGGGGAGTCGGGCCTGGTGGTACGCGCCATAGGTACCGCCTGCACACTGGATAAACTAAGCTCTGGAAGCGCCCCCAACACCAACACACATATACACCCTAACACAGCTCCTGCTTCCAATGCCTGCAATTCCCCTTCTAAGGATGGAAAGGA GCCAGTATTTGGTGAGGATCTGCCCTTGTCCTCTGGCCCACCTACCCCCTTCAGAGCccttcccacctcctcctcctctcctccccccttctctccctgCAAGCCATGCAGCCGCCAGTCCTCATCATCAGACACAGACCTCAGTTTGACGCCCAAGACGG AGGAACCCCGGCCAGTGAGACGCAGGTCTGGGATCTTCCTCTGCCCCAGCTCCCCCATCCTCTCCACAGAAACTTTGTCCCTTCCTGGTTCTGGCTCAGTGGGCTTTGGTCACAGCTCTGCCCCCAGAGCCACcaccccgccccctccctcctccatccatttaGACTCTGCCTTGCTGAGAAAGAGTGTGTCCTTCACAGAGAACCTGCTACTGGCAGCCTCCG GAATGGGAAGTGGCGGCAGTGCTGGGAAGGAGGCGGGACCTCTGAAGACCCTGCTACGACAACAGACTCAGACGGCGCTTGAACAAAGG GGAGCGTCCTCCTCTGGGTTATTGTTAAACGCCAGG gAGTTCCCCTTCTTCACCTTGACATCCTTCCCTGCTGGATTCTTGGTTCATGTCGGTGGAGTGGTCAGCGCTCGCTCCGTCAAACTACTGGACCGCATACACAATCCCG ATGAGCCAGAGACTCGCGATGCCTGGTGGGAGGAGATTCGCCAGGAGATCAAATCTCATGCCAAAGCTCTCGGTTGCCATGCTGTTGTAGGGTACAGCGAGAGCACCAGCATCTG CGAGGAGGTGTGTATCCTGTCTGCATCCGGCACAGCTGCTATCCTGAATCCTCGGTACATGCGTGAAGGCTGCCTTGACATCGGAAGCACTGATCACag GTTTGAGGAGCCGTCTCCCCCAAGCTGTGGCTTCTGTCACATCCCATACGACGAGTTCAACATGCCATTTCCTGCTCAGCTCACCTACTGTTACCACTGCAGACGACAAAAG GTTCCTGATGTGTTATTTACAACAATCGACCTACCCCCAGAAGCGTCTGTCACAGGAAAGGGTTGCCTTATCCAAGCAAG GCTGTGTCGTCTAAAGAAAAAGGCCCAGGGCGAGGTGAATGCCACGGCTATCTCCAACCTGTTGCCTTTCATGGAGTACGAGCTGCACACTCAGCTAATGAACAAGCTGAAGCTGCGGAGCATGAATGCTCTGTTCTGTCTACACATACAGATCAGTGTTGGCGAGAACATGCTCCTGGGTCTGGCT TCTGCTACAGGAGTGTATTTGACAGCCCTGCCCGCACCAGGGGGGATTCAGATTGCTGGAAAGACACCCGGGGACCTTAGCAATGAGCACCACATTCTCACCATCCAGAAAAGGATCAATGACACCATAGCGAAGAACAAAGAGCTCTACCAAATAAACCCCCCG AAATTATTTGTCCTGGACCCTGAGGTATTCGGCGTTATAAACATG GAGCTGACAGAGGAAACGGTGGGTTCTCCAATCCCTGAGCCGAGGCAACGACATCGACTTCTTCGCTCGCACTCAGAGAGCTCAGATGAACTGTCAGAACTGGATCTCTCCCATGGCAAGAAGGATGCCTTTgtgctggag ATTGATGACACTGATGCTCTAGAGGACATCCACTCTCTCCTCACCGATGCCTCTCCTCCCACAG GATTTTACAGCTGCAATACTGAGATCATGCCTGGGATTTTTAACTGGACTTCCGGAGTGCAG ATGTTTACATCTGTGAGGGTCTTGAGGTTGAGTAATGCTAATCTCACTAACCAAGGGTTGAACAAGACTTTCACAGACCTTTGTGAAAATCTTTTAAAG AGTTTTTACTTCAAGTTGCGCTCTATGATTCCCTGTTGTCTCTGTCATCTCAAGTTCACTGTAGCAGTGCCAGAAGAAGAACTCATACAG GTCACCGTGACAGCCGTTGCCATGACATTTGACAAGGACCAGAGTCAAGAGAAGCTGACAGAAAAGCCCACCACCAAGG GATCCACTGAGActgaagagcagctgcagtttccGTTGGAGCTTAGCACAGACTTGTCCACCAACATGCAGACATCAAACAAAATCTCAG GTACAGTCTCTTTACTCACTCCAGCTGCAAAACTCTACCAAAATCAACTGATTATGGTTCATTCAGCAG GTGTCCCAGAGAGCACCACTGTCTCACCTAGAG CTGCCTCCGTTGATTACGGTTCCTTTGCAGACAGATGCAGCACCTGGCTAGAGCTGCTTAAGATGAAAGCTCACACCATAAGACGAGGATCAGTTAAGACAAGTAGGAGGACACAGTCTCTAGCACACCCTG TCTCATCTTTGGACCGCAGCAGTCCGCTGCCTGAGGGGCGTTCGCGCTCATTGCGCTCCAACCGCTCATTTGGTGGCAGTTCGGTGCCAGTGGTGAAGATGACTCCAGTTTCCTTCCTCCCTGGCACACGCATCATTAAGTACCTTGGGATCATCAACATGTTTTTCAtaagagaaacaacatcattACGGGAG
- the c2cd5 gene encoding C2 domain-containing protein 5 isoform X4, with translation MPGKLKAKIVAGRHLPVMDRASDLTDAFVEVKFGNTTFKTDVCPKSLNPQWNSEWFKFEVDDEDLQDEPLQITVLDHDTYSANDAIGKVYIDIDPLLYSEAASVISGWFPIYDTIHGIRGEINILVKVELFNDLNRFRQSSCGVKFFCTTAIPRCYRAAMVHGFVEELVVNEDPEYQWIDRIRTPRASNEARQRLISLMSGELQRKIGLKVLEMGGNAVVGYLQCFDLEGESGLVVRAIGTACTLDKLSSGSAPNTNTHIHPNTAPASNACNSPSKDGKEPVFGEDLPLSSGPPTPFRALPTSSSSPPPFSPCKPCSRQSSSSDTDLSLTPKTEEPRPVRRRSGIFLCPSSPILSTETLSLPGSGSVGFGHSSAPRATTPPPPSSIHLDSALLRKSVSFTENLLLAASGMGSGGSAGKEAGPLKTLLRQQTQTALEQREFPFFTLTSFPAGFLVHVGGVVSARSVKLLDRIHNPDEPETRDAWWEEIRQEIKSHAKALGCHAVVGYSESTSICEEVCILSASGTAAILNPRYMREGCLDIGSTDHRFEEPSPPSCGFCHIPYDEFNMPFPAQLTYCYHCRRQKVPDVLFTTIDLPPEASVTGKGCLIQARLCRLKKKAQGEVNATAISNLLPFMEYELHTQLMNKLKLRSMNALFCLHIQISVGENMLLGLASATGVYLTALPAPGGIQIAGKTPGDLSNEHHILTIQKRINDTIAKNKELYQINPPKLFVLDPEVFGVINMELTEETVGSPIPEPRQRHRLLRSHSESSDELSELDLSHGKKDAFVLEIDDTDALEDIHSLLTDASPPTGFYSCNTEIMPGIFNWTSGVQMFTSVRVLRLSNANLTNQGLNKTFTDLCENLLKSFYFKLRSMIPCCLCHLKFTVAVPEEELIQVTVTAVAMTFDKDQSQEKLTEKPTTKGSTETEEQLQFPLELSTDLSTNMQTSNKISGTVSLLTPAAKLYQNQLIMVHSAGVPESTTVSPRAASVDYGSFADRCSTWLELLKMKAHTIRRGSVKTSRRTQSLAHPVSSLDRSSPLPEGRSRSLRSNRSFGGSSVPVVKMTPVSFLPGTRIIKYLGIINMFFIRETTSLREEGGISGFLHSFIAEVFAMVRAHVAALGGNAVVSYSMKECVLMENPNKNQAQCLINVSGDAVICVRETDQEPPSVANIGQTCCSSADGAT, from the exons ATGCCTGGGAAACTGAAGGCCAAAATTGTGGCAGGGCGCCACTTGCCTGTGATGGACAGAGCCAGTGATCTTACTGATGCTTTTGTAGAG GTCAAGTTTGGAAATACCACTTTCAAAACTGATGTCTGTCCCAAATCTCTCAATCCACAGTGGAACTCAGAATGGTTCAAATTTGAG GTTGATGATGAAGACTTGCAGGATGAACCATTGCAGATCACAGTCTTGGACCACGACACCTACAGTGCTAATGATGCCATAGGGAAAGTTTACATTGACATTGACCCTTTGCTGTACAGTGAGGCCGCCTCTGTCATCTCTGGCTGGTTTCCCATCTATGATACTATTCATG GTATCCGAGGTGAAATCAACATTCTTGTCAAAGTGGAGCTGTTCAATGATTTAAACCGTTTCAGACAGTCCTCCTGTGGAGTCAAGTTTTTCTGCA caACAGCCATTCCACGGTGCTACCGGGCAGCAATGGTGCATGGGTTTGTGGAGGAACTTGTGGTAAATGAAGATCCAGAGTACCAGTGGATTGACCGTATTAGAACACCGCGTGCCTCCAATGAGGCACGCCAGAGGCTCATCTCTCTTATGTCTG GGGAGCTACAGAGGAAAATTGGGCTCAAAGTACTGGAGATGGGCGGAAATGCAGTAGTTGGTTACTTGCAATGCTTCGATCTGGAGGGGGAGTCGGGCCTGGTGGTACGCGCCATAGGTACCGCCTGCACACTGGATAAACTAAGCTCTGGAAGCGCCCCCAACACCAACACACATATACACCCTAACACAGCTCCTGCTTCCAATGCCTGCAATTCCCCTTCTAAGGATGGAAAGGA GCCAGTATTTGGTGAGGATCTGCCCTTGTCCTCTGGCCCACCTACCCCCTTCAGAGCccttcccacctcctcctcctctcctccccccttctctccctgCAAGCCATGCAGCCGCCAGTCCTCATCATCAGACACAGACCTCAGTTTGACGCCCAAGACGG AGGAACCCCGGCCAGTGAGACGCAGGTCTGGGATCTTCCTCTGCCCCAGCTCCCCCATCCTCTCCACAGAAACTTTGTCCCTTCCTGGTTCTGGCTCAGTGGGCTTTGGTCACAGCTCTGCCCCCAGAGCCACcaccccgccccctccctcctccatccatttaGACTCTGCCTTGCTGAGAAAGAGTGTGTCCTTCACAGAGAACCTGCTACTGGCAGCCTCCG GAATGGGAAGTGGCGGCAGTGCTGGGAAGGAGGCGGGACCTCTGAAGACCCTGCTACGACAACAGACTCAGACGGCGCTTGAACAAAGG gAGTTCCCCTTCTTCACCTTGACATCCTTCCCTGCTGGATTCTTGGTTCATGTCGGTGGAGTGGTCAGCGCTCGCTCCGTCAAACTACTGGACCGCATACACAATCCCG ATGAGCCAGAGACTCGCGATGCCTGGTGGGAGGAGATTCGCCAGGAGATCAAATCTCATGCCAAAGCTCTCGGTTGCCATGCTGTTGTAGGGTACAGCGAGAGCACCAGCATCTG CGAGGAGGTGTGTATCCTGTCTGCATCCGGCACAGCTGCTATCCTGAATCCTCGGTACATGCGTGAAGGCTGCCTTGACATCGGAAGCACTGATCACag GTTTGAGGAGCCGTCTCCCCCAAGCTGTGGCTTCTGTCACATCCCATACGACGAGTTCAACATGCCATTTCCTGCTCAGCTCACCTACTGTTACCACTGCAGACGACAAAAG GTTCCTGATGTGTTATTTACAACAATCGACCTACCCCCAGAAGCGTCTGTCACAGGAAAGGGTTGCCTTATCCAAGCAAG GCTGTGTCGTCTAAAGAAAAAGGCCCAGGGCGAGGTGAATGCCACGGCTATCTCCAACCTGTTGCCTTTCATGGAGTACGAGCTGCACACTCAGCTAATGAACAAGCTGAAGCTGCGGAGCATGAATGCTCTGTTCTGTCTACACATACAGATCAGTGTTGGCGAGAACATGCTCCTGGGTCTGGCT TCTGCTACAGGAGTGTATTTGACAGCCCTGCCCGCACCAGGGGGGATTCAGATTGCTGGAAAGACACCCGGGGACCTTAGCAATGAGCACCACATTCTCACCATCCAGAAAAGGATCAATGACACCATAGCGAAGAACAAAGAGCTCTACCAAATAAACCCCCCG AAATTATTTGTCCTGGACCCTGAGGTATTCGGCGTTATAAACATG GAGCTGACAGAGGAAACGGTGGGTTCTCCAATCCCTGAGCCGAGGCAACGACATCGACTTCTTCGCTCGCACTCAGAGAGCTCAGATGAACTGTCAGAACTGGATCTCTCCCATGGCAAGAAGGATGCCTTTgtgctggag ATTGATGACACTGATGCTCTAGAGGACATCCACTCTCTCCTCACCGATGCCTCTCCTCCCACAG GATTTTACAGCTGCAATACTGAGATCATGCCTGGGATTTTTAACTGGACTTCCGGAGTGCAG ATGTTTACATCTGTGAGGGTCTTGAGGTTGAGTAATGCTAATCTCACTAACCAAGGGTTGAACAAGACTTTCACAGACCTTTGTGAAAATCTTTTAAAG AGTTTTTACTTCAAGTTGCGCTCTATGATTCCCTGTTGTCTCTGTCATCTCAAGTTCACTGTAGCAGTGCCAGAAGAAGAACTCATACAG GTCACCGTGACAGCCGTTGCCATGACATTTGACAAGGACCAGAGTCAAGAGAAGCTGACAGAAAAGCCCACCACCAAGG GATCCACTGAGActgaagagcagctgcagtttccGTTGGAGCTTAGCACAGACTTGTCCACCAACATGCAGACATCAAACAAAATCTCAG GTACAGTCTCTTTACTCACTCCAGCTGCAAAACTCTACCAAAATCAACTGATTATGGTTCATTCAGCAG GTGTCCCAGAGAGCACCACTGTCTCACCTAGAG CTGCCTCCGTTGATTACGGTTCCTTTGCAGACAGATGCAGCACCTGGCTAGAGCTGCTTAAGATGAAAGCTCACACCATAAGACGAGGATCAGTTAAGACAAGTAGGAGGACACAGTCTCTAGCACACCCTG TCTCATCTTTGGACCGCAGCAGTCCGCTGCCTGAGGGGCGTTCGCGCTCATTGCGCTCCAACCGCTCATTTGGTGGCAGTTCGGTGCCAGTGGTGAAGATGACTCCAGTTTCCTTCCTCCCTGGCACACGCATCATTAAGTACCTTGGGATCATCAACATGTTTTTCAtaagagaaacaacatcattACGGGAG
- the c2cd5 gene encoding C2 domain-containing protein 5 isoform X12, giving the protein MPGKLKAKIVAGRHLPVMDRASDLTDAFVEVKFGNTTFKTDVCPKSLNPQWNSEWFKFEVDDEDLQDEPLQITVLDHDTYSANDAIGKVYIDIDPLLYSEAASVISGWFPIYDTIHGIRGEINILVKVELFNDLNRFRQSSCGVKFFCTTAIPRCYRAAMVHGFVEELVVNEDPEYQWIDRIRTPRASNEARQRLISLMSGELQRKIGLKVLEMGGNAVVGYLQCFDLEGESGLVVRAIGTACTLDKLSSGSAPNTNTHIHPNTAPASNACNSPSKDGKESPLAHGCRSTHNSPVHSACSSQRLSQNFSVSVPTLIFTGMGSGGSAGKEAGPLKTLLRQQTQTALEQREFPFFTLTSFPAGFLVHVGGVVSARSVKLLDRIHNPALGNTRSYKLLDWNSVTADEPETRDAWWEEIRQEIKSHAKALGCHAVVGYSESTSICEEVCILSASGTAAILNPRYMREGCLDIGSTDHRFEEPSPPSCGFCHIPYDEFNMPFPAQLTYCYHCRRQKVPDVLFTTIDLPPEASVTGKGCLIQARLCRLKKKAQGEVNATAISNLLPFMEYELHTQLMNKLKLRSMNALFCLHIQISVGENMLLGLASATGVYLTALPAPGGIQIAGKTPGDLSNEHHILTIQKRINDTIAKNKELYQINPPELTEETVGSPIPEPRQRHRLLRSHSESSDELSELDLSHGKKDAFVLEIDDTDALEDIHSLLTDASPPTGFYSCNTEIMPGIFNWTSGVQMFTSVRVLRLSNANLTNQGLNKTFTDLCENLLKSFYFKLRSMIPCCLCHLKFTVAVPEEELIQVTVTAVAMTFDKDQSQEKLTEKPTTKGSTETEEQLQFPLELSTDLSTNMQTSNKISGTVSLLTPAAKLYQNQLIMVHSAGVPESTTVSPRAASVDYGSFADRCSTWLELLKMKAHTIRRGSVKTISSLDRSSPLPEGRSRSLRSNRSFGGSSVPVVKMTPVSFLPGTRIIKYLGIINMFFIRETTSLREEGGISGFLHSFIAEVFAMVRAHVAALGGNAVVSYSMKECVLMENPNKNQAQCLINVSGDAVICVRETDQEPPSVANIGQTCCSSADGAT; this is encoded by the exons ATGCCTGGGAAACTGAAGGCCAAAATTGTGGCAGGGCGCCACTTGCCTGTGATGGACAGAGCCAGTGATCTTACTGATGCTTTTGTAGAG GTCAAGTTTGGAAATACCACTTTCAAAACTGATGTCTGTCCCAAATCTCTCAATCCACAGTGGAACTCAGAATGGTTCAAATTTGAG GTTGATGATGAAGACTTGCAGGATGAACCATTGCAGATCACAGTCTTGGACCACGACACCTACAGTGCTAATGATGCCATAGGGAAAGTTTACATTGACATTGACCCTTTGCTGTACAGTGAGGCCGCCTCTGTCATCTCTGGCTGGTTTCCCATCTATGATACTATTCATG GTATCCGAGGTGAAATCAACATTCTTGTCAAAGTGGAGCTGTTCAATGATTTAAACCGTTTCAGACAGTCCTCCTGTGGAGTCAAGTTTTTCTGCA caACAGCCATTCCACGGTGCTACCGGGCAGCAATGGTGCATGGGTTTGTGGAGGAACTTGTGGTAAATGAAGATCCAGAGTACCAGTGGATTGACCGTATTAGAACACCGCGTGCCTCCAATGAGGCACGCCAGAGGCTCATCTCTCTTATGTCTG GGGAGCTACAGAGGAAAATTGGGCTCAAAGTACTGGAGATGGGCGGAAATGCAGTAGTTGGTTACTTGCAATGCTTCGATCTGGAGGGGGAGTCGGGCCTGGTGGTACGCGCCATAGGTACCGCCTGCACACTGGATAAACTAAGCTCTGGAAGCGCCCCCAACACCAACACACATATACACCCTAACACAGCTCCTGCTTCCAATGCCTGCAATTCCCCTTCTAAGGATGGAAAGGA GTCTCCCCTTGCCCATGGATGCCGCTCCACGCACAACAGTCCGGTGCATTCGGCCTGCAGCTCCCAGAGACTATCCCAGaacttctctgtctctgttcccACACTCATCTTCACTG GAATGGGAAGTGGCGGCAGTGCTGGGAAGGAGGCGGGACCTCTGAAGACCCTGCTACGACAACAGACTCAGACGGCGCTTGAACAAAGG gAGTTCCCCTTCTTCACCTTGACATCCTTCCCTGCTGGATTCTTGGTTCATGTCGGTGGAGTGGTCAGCGCTCGCTCCGTCAAACTACTGGACCGCATACACAATCCCG CCTTGGGTAACACGCGCTCATACAAACTGCTAGACTGGAATAGTGTCACTGCAG ATGAGCCAGAGACTCGCGATGCCTGGTGGGAGGAGATTCGCCAGGAGATCAAATCTCATGCCAAAGCTCTCGGTTGCCATGCTGTTGTAGGGTACAGCGAGAGCACCAGCATCTG CGAGGAGGTGTGTATCCTGTCTGCATCCGGCACAGCTGCTATCCTGAATCCTCGGTACATGCGTGAAGGCTGCCTTGACATCGGAAGCACTGATCACag GTTTGAGGAGCCGTCTCCCCCAAGCTGTGGCTTCTGTCACATCCCATACGACGAGTTCAACATGCCATTTCCTGCTCAGCTCACCTACTGTTACCACTGCAGACGACAAAAG GTTCCTGATGTGTTATTTACAACAATCGACCTACCCCCAGAAGCGTCTGTCACAGGAAAGGGTTGCCTTATCCAAGCAAG GCTGTGTCGTCTAAAGAAAAAGGCCCAGGGCGAGGTGAATGCCACGGCTATCTCCAACCTGTTGCCTTTCATGGAGTACGAGCTGCACACTCAGCTAATGAACAAGCTGAAGCTGCGGAGCATGAATGCTCTGTTCTGTCTACACATACAGATCAGTGTTGGCGAGAACATGCTCCTGGGTCTGGCT TCTGCTACAGGAGTGTATTTGACAGCCCTGCCCGCACCAGGGGGGATTCAGATTGCTGGAAAGACACCCGGGGACCTTAGCAATGAGCACCACATTCTCACCATCCAGAAAAGGATCAATGACACCATAGCGAAGAACAAAGAGCTCTACCAAATAAACCCCCCG GAGCTGACAGAGGAAACGGTGGGTTCTCCAATCCCTGAGCCGAGGCAACGACATCGACTTCTTCGCTCGCACTCAGAGAGCTCAGATGAACTGTCAGAACTGGATCTCTCCCATGGCAAGAAGGATGCCTTTgtgctggag ATTGATGACACTGATGCTCTAGAGGACATCCACTCTCTCCTCACCGATGCCTCTCCTCCCACAG GATTTTACAGCTGCAATACTGAGATCATGCCTGGGATTTTTAACTGGACTTCCGGAGTGCAG ATGTTTACATCTGTGAGGGTCTTGAGGTTGAGTAATGCTAATCTCACTAACCAAGGGTTGAACAAGACTTTCACAGACCTTTGTGAAAATCTTTTAAAG AGTTTTTACTTCAAGTTGCGCTCTATGATTCCCTGTTGTCTCTGTCATCTCAAGTTCACTGTAGCAGTGCCAGAAGAAGAACTCATACAG GTCACCGTGACAGCCGTTGCCATGACATTTGACAAGGACCAGAGTCAAGAGAAGCTGACAGAAAAGCCCACCACCAAGG GATCCACTGAGActgaagagcagctgcagtttccGTTGGAGCTTAGCACAGACTTGTCCACCAACATGCAGACATCAAACAAAATCTCAG GTACAGTCTCTTTACTCACTCCAGCTGCAAAACTCTACCAAAATCAACTGATTATGGTTCATTCAGCAG GTGTCCCAGAGAGCACCACTGTCTCACCTAGAG CTGCCTCCGTTGATTACGGTTCCTTTGCAGACAGATGCAGCACCTGGCTAGAGCTGCTTAAGATGAAAGCTCACACCATAAGACGAGGATCAGTTAAGACAA TCTCATCTTTGGACCGCAGCAGTCCGCTGCCTGAGGGGCGTTCGCGCTCATTGCGCTCCAACCGCTCATTTGGTGGCAGTTCGGTGCCAGTGGTGAAGATGACTCCAGTTTCCTTCCTCCCTGGCACACGCATCATTAAGTACCTTGGGATCATCAACATGTTTTTCAtaagagaaacaacatcattACGGGAG